Proteins from a single region of Oryza brachyantha chromosome 6, ObraRS2, whole genome shotgun sequence:
- the LOC102707221 gene encoding plastid division protein PDV1-like: MRTWLPSSSSAAEAEAGRLQDRIWDLHDKLSHAIASLTACARRGGAAEAGASPCRCSSRAVKEWRRKQQEEEGGGGKCGPEQEAVSVAAMEGARSLHAVRAALEDLEGHLHFLHNVQLRQVAERDAAIARLQQSRILLATRLAEHRWKKHEVIEEALAFVDDELDKSRFVSPEDVCGKHTHGQSVENEYPNERGSNLLVRVLSCTLAIAKNSLRLERIGGPLGNTTIFVVGMLAFLQLHQVVFSKQAVQCRQDNSFHSHMSIKNTREKHLEVLLSRG; the protein is encoded by the exons ATGAGAACGTggttgccgtcgtcgtcgtcggcggcggaggcggaagccGGGAGGCTGCAGGACCGCATCTGGGACCTCCACGACAAGCTCAGCCACGCCATCGCCTCCCTCaccgcctgcgcccgccgcggGGGCGCAGCCGAGGCCGGGGCCTCGCCCTGCCGCTGCTCCTCCCGCGCCGTCAAGGAGTGGAGGAggaagcagcaggaggaggagggaggaggcgggaaATGCGGCCCGGAGCAGGAGGCGGTTTCGGTGGCGGCCATGGAGGGCGCGCGGAGCCTCCACGCCGTCCGCGCCGCGCTCGAGGACCTCGAGGGCCATCTCCACTTCCTCCAC AATGTTCAATTACGTCAGGTCGCAGAACGAGATGCCGCAATTGCTAGGTTGCAGCAAAGTCGTATTCTGCTTGCTACAAGATTGGCTGAACACAGATGGAAGAAGCATGAAGTTATTGAGGAGGCCTTAGCTTTTGTTGATGATGAGCTTGACAAGAGCCGATTTGTCTCACCAGAAGATGTCTGTGGGAAACACACACACGGCCAATCAGTAGAGAACGAGTATCCCAATGAACGTGGTTCAAACTTGTTAGTGCGTGTTTTATCCTGTACTTTGGCTATAGCTAAGAATTCTTTAAGATTGGAGAGGATTGGTGGCCCGCTCGGTAATACCACAATATTTGTAGTAGGTATGCTTGCATTCTTGCAGCTGCATCAGGTGGTCTTTAGTAAACAAGCAGTTCAATGTAGGCAAGACAATTCTTTTCATTCTCATATGTCTATAAAGAACACTAGAGAAAAGCATCTGGAGGTATTATTATCTAGAGGCTGA
- the LOC102706947 gene encoding pentatricopeptide repeat-containing protein At3g53360, mitochondrial — MQNPNGTILQLYHAGRLAAALRAFESISSSPAPLTAATYAALVAACSRLRSLPQGRRVHRHLVASSSSSSSSPGAQLARNTVLNNHIITMYGRCAAPDSARQVFDEMPAKNPVSWAAVIAALVQNGRAGDALGLFSSMLRSGTAADQFALGSAVRACTQLGDVAAGRQVHAHVLKSERGSDLIVQNALVTMYSKNGLVDDGFMLFERIRDKDLISWGSIIAGFAQQGFEMEALKVFREMIVEGLHHPNEFHFGSVFRACGAAGSWEYGEQIHCLSIKYRLDRDLYAGCSLSDMYARCKKLKSARVAFYRIEAPDLVSWNSIINAYSVEGLLSEALVLFSEMRDSGLRPDGISVRGLLCACVGCDALYHGRLIHSYLVKLGLDGDVSVCNSLLSMYSRCSDLPSAMDVFHEIKDQDVVTWNSILTACAQHNQMEEVLKLFGLLNKREPNLDRISLNNVLSASAELGYFEMVKQVHAYAFKAGLVDDTMLSNSLVDTYAKCGSLDDAMRLFEIMGNNRDVFSWSSLIVGYAQFGYAKEALDLFSRMRSLGIRPNHVSFIGVLTACSRVGFVHEGCYYYSIMEPEYGIVPTREHCSCIIDLLARAGRLTEAAKFIDQMPFDPDIIMWKTLLAASKTHNDMDMGKRAAEGILNIDPSHSAAYVLLCNIYAASGNWNEFARLKKAMRSSGVKKSPGKSWVKLKGEVKVFIVEDRSHPESEEIYTMLELVGMEMIKAGYVPKYSCKHSIVDHIDSDLFNDEMLAEYS, encoded by the coding sequence atgcaGAATCCCAATGGCACCATCCTCCAGCTCTACCACGCCGGcaggctcgccgccgccctccgcgcctTCGAGTCGATCTCCTCTTCCCCAGCCCCTCTCACCGCCGCTACCTatgccgccctcgtcgccgcgtgCTCCCGCCTGCGCTCTCTCCCGCAAGGCCGCCGCGTACACCGCCACCTTGTCgcctcttcgtcgtcgtcgtcctcctccccggGTGCCCAGCTCGCCAGAAACACCGTCCTCAACAACCACATCATCACCATGTACGGGCGGTGCGCCGCCCCGGACTCCGCCcgccaggtgttcgacgaaatgcccGCCAAGAACCCCGTCTCCTGggccgccgtcatcgccgcGCTCGTCCAGAACGGCCGGGCCGGTGACGCTCTTGGGTTGTTCTCGTCCATGCTACGGTCAGGGACTGCTGCTGACCAGTTTGCGCTCGGCAGTGCCGTGCGTGCTTGCACGCAGCTTGGGGACGTTGCCGCTGGGAGGCAGGTGCATGCCCATGTGTTGAAGTCAGAGAGAGGTAGTGACTTGATTGTGCAGAACGCACTCGTCACAATGTACTCCAAGAATGGCTTGGTTGACGATGGATTCATGCTCTTTGAGAGGATTAGAGATAAAGACTTAATTTCCTGGGGGTCAATTATTGCTGGGTTTGCACAGCAAGGTTTTGAAATGGAGGCACTAAAGGTTTTCAGAGAGATGATTGTTGAGGGCCTGCATCATCCGAACGAATTTCATTTTGGTAGTGTGTTTCGTGCATGTGGGGCTGCAGGGAGTTGGGAGTATGGTGAGCAGATTCATTGTTTGTCCATCAAGTATAGGTTGGACCGTGATTTATATGCTGGTTGCTCACTGAGCGACATGTATGCGCGGTGCAAGAAGCTAAAGTCTGCAAGGGTCGCATTTTACAGGATTGAGGCACCTGATTTAGTTTCTTGGAATTCCATAATAAATGCATACTCTGTTGAAGGCCTACTTAGTGAGGCCTTGGTCCTGTTCTCAGAGATGAGAGATTCTGGTTTGAGACCTGATGGTATTTCTGTTAGGGGCTTgttgtgtgcatgtgttgGCTGTGATGCCTTATATCATGGTAGATTGATCCATTCCTACTTGGTCAAATTGGGTTTAGATGGGGATGTTTCAGTTTGTAATTCTTTACTCAGCATGTATTCAAGGTGTTCAGATTTACCCTCTGCAATGGATGTTTTTCATGAGATAAAGGATCAGGATGTCGTAACCTGGAACAGCATTCTTACTGCCTGTGCCCAACACAACCAAATGGAAGAAGTCCTGAAGTTATTTGGCCTGTTGAACAAGCGTGAGCCAAATCTTGATAGGATTAGTTTAAACAATGTACTGAGCGCTTCTGCTGAGTTGGGTTACTTTGAAATGGTGAAACAGGTTCATGCATATGCCTTCAAGGCTGGACTAGTGGATGATACAATGCTTAGTAATTCTCTAGTTGACACTTATGCTAAATGTGGAAGTTTAGATGATGCCATGCGGCTCTTTGAAATAATGGGCAACAATCGCGATGTGTTTTCGTGGAGCAGCTTGATTGTTGGGTATGCCCAATTTGGTTATGCAAAGGAAGCACTCGATTTATTTTCAAGGATGAGAAGCCTGGGAATCAGGCCAAATCATGTATCCTTCATCGGTGTTCTCACAGCATGCAGTCGTGTCGGTTTTGTTCATGAAGGCTGCTATTATTACAGCATTATGGAGCCTGAGTATGGTATTGTTCCAACACGAGAGCATTGTTCATGTATCATTGATTTGTTGGCACGTGCTGGAAGACTAACTGAGGCAGCAAAGTTTATTGACCAAATGCCATTTGATCCTGATATTATAATGTGGAAGACTCTTCTGGCTGCTAGCAAAACACACAATGATATGGATATGGGTAAGAGGGCAGCAGAAGGTATTTTGAATATTGATCCTTCCCATTCGGCAGCTTATGTTTTGCTGTGCAATATATATGCTGCTTCTGGCAATTGGAATGAGTTTGCCAGATTGAAGAAGGCTATGAGAAGTAGTGGTGTTAAAAAATCACCTGGGAAGAGTTGGGTTAAACTTAAGGGGGAGGTAAAAGTCTTTATAGTGGAGGACAGGTCACATCCAGAGTCTGAGGAAATATACACAATGCTGGAGTTAGTTGGAATGGAAATGATAAAAGCTGGTTATGTTCCAAAGTATTCATGTAAACATTCTATTGTTGATCATATTGATAGTGATTTGTTCAATGATGAAATGCTAGCTGAATACAGTTGA